The region GTAGTAACAATAGGGTCTTCAGCGCGAGTAAGGTGTCGAATTTCGAACTGGTTTGTCCCGTATTTTCGGGTGATCACCCAGTAAGTCGAATCGCGGGTGTTGGCAACCGATGCCGATTGCTCAGTACTTTGATTGGACAAGGGAATATTTTTTTCAACAATAGCCCCTTTGCCCCCATTCTGACGCATATCGACCACACTATACGTCAATATTTTTTGGCCCCGAATCTCGGAGGTCGTATACACATAATATAGGTACTCACAACCCCGGCAAGTAGGCTTTGGCACGATCAACGCTGATTGTGTTGAGTTCTTGCTGCCATCCAAAGGCTTCTGCGTGGTCAACGTATCGCCGGGCACAAGCGATTTCATAGGCTTACCATTCTTATCAAAAATGGTAATACCATCAGAATAGAAGAGTAGTACACCTTTAGTATTCGCAATGGACGATGACCCTTCTATCGTACTCAGACTACCATCAGTAATGGGTTTGGGTGTCCCACCACCACTAAAATCCAGACCGGCATTCTGCCCAAAATACCACTTCACCCCCTGCGATTCTTTCTTTTCTCCGCATACATCGACGTTGATCCGATCCTGATAGGAGCAGCCACTGGGGCTAATCGCTTCGACCGAATAACAGCCGGAGCTGTCGACCTGTATGCTCTGGGTTGTATCGCCTTTGGGATACCATATGTACTTATACCCTGGCTGAGAGCCACCGGCATAAGGGTCAAGCGTAATTTTTTCGCCTTTACAAATAGTGGTGTCCGTTCGCCAGTTTGCAAAGGGACGTGGCCGGTTGTTGATGGTAATGCGGTAGTCCGCCGTTTGTATGGTTCCGTTAACCGTTCGGGTCAGTGTAACGGTATAGGTGCCGGCCTGTTGATACACGTGTCTGGCCACCGAGTCCCGTTGTTTGGTGACTGTTGTTCCATCGCCAAAGTTCCATACACGAGTTGTTACCCCCCTTAACACACTATCTGTAAACGTAACAGAGTCAGCCCTACACTCCTGGTCCGGTACACATGGTTTTCCGCTGACTTTAAAACCCGTGCTTGTTTGTGCCCAGGCCACAGTTGACCCCGCCAGCAACAACAGCACGGCCCAGAGTCCAACTACCCGAATATGCTTACTAAAGATTGACATGAAAAACGTTGAATGAAGCCCGCCCACGCAAATTCGATACTTAACATAACAACAACAGGGGCATTACGTTAGTATAAACGACATTGTCCCGTTAAAATTTTATCTGACAGCAGCCACAAAAGCGCCTAAAATCCAACTAATTTTAGAGGTTGTTGTGCTGCTAAATACTTCGTTTACGTTACGAACGTTGCAACAATATTATTGGCCCAGTCTTTGCCTTGCTTTAGCCATTATGTTTAACAGATTTATACTGACAATTTTGACGCTGACCCTAAGCCGACTTGCCTTTGCTCAGGACCCTCAGTTCACTCAATTTTATGCGGCTCCCCTGTATCTGAACCCGGCATTTGCCGGTTCGGCACTGGCGCCACGCATAACGGCTAACTACCGGAACCAATGGCCGGCCATTACGAACTACGTGACAACGATGGTTGGTGTGGATCACTTCATCGAAAAGTACAACAGTGGTGTGGGGCTACTGATTCAAAGCGATAACCAGGGACAGGGAAGGATTCAATCGACGGATATAGGGTTGCAATATGCTTACCAGTTTCAGGTAAGCGAATCGGCGTTTGTGCGGCTTGGTTTACAAGGCTCTTACGTAAACCGAAGTATCAACTACTTTGGTCTAACCACGGGCGATCAATTTACCGACCGGGGTTTTATCACGGGCAGCATCTCCGGCGACCCAACCTTACAGGGCGGATTACCTACCAAAAAATACATGGATTTTTCGACCGGCGGCCTTTTTTATTCCGACTGGTTCTGGATTGGCGCAGCAGCCCACCACATCAACCGGCCCGAGCAGGGATTCTTTGCCGGAGATCAGGAGCGATTACCGATGAAGACCAGCATTCAGGCCGGATTACGTATCCCGCTGGGTGGCTTTACGGGTCTGGCCGATGAGGAGGACCGCGAAATCAGTTTCTCACCCGTACTTATGTACAAACATCAGGGCAAATATGATCAATTAGACATAGGCGCTTATTTGACGTACTCACCGCTAACCTTTGGTGCCTATTATCGGGGCATTCCCTTCAAAAAGTATAATCAAACGCTGAACAACCACGATGCCGTTGCAGCATTAATCGGCTGGCGCATGGAAAAATTTTCTATTGGCTACAGCTACGATATTACCATTTCTACGCTCGGTAACAGCGGAGGTTCACACGAGTTATCCCTCTCGTATGTGTTCGACAAGCCGGAAGCGCGCCGGGGCGGGGTCAAACGGCGCAGCAAGAAACTCCCCTGTCCAAAGTTTTAATTGTCGGTAAGAATAAAAGAGGGCAAGTGTCAATACCTGCCCTCTTTTGTTTTTGACCTACGCCAATTTCTTGTACTTAATACGGGTCAGTACATAATCGCTTGCGTCGATTTTCTTTATGTTTCCAAGAACCACTCTCGAATCAATAAGCCTGTATTTGCTGAGTACAAAATTTCATGACGCCAGTAAACTCTCTGCCGGAATGTGTAACTGGCGATAAAGCACTTTTATCATTGAAAGTGTTAATGGTTCTTCCCGATTCAGTATGGCACGGGCAGCTACCTCTCCTCCCATATAAATACCTATTTCCTGTTCCGACATCCCTGTTTGCTCCATTCTAAACCGGATCGCATCAATGGGGTCAGGCGGTGCAATTGGATAGTGATCGTTCTCATAATTTTCAACCAGAATAGACAAAATATCCAATTGATCAGCTTGTTCACTACCATCTTCACAATCAACTAATGTGTCAATAAGCTGTAAGGCAGCTCGGTAATCGGTCTCTGTCCTGATTGGCTTGATATCCATTCTCTTAAACGTTAGCTATGTCACTAATGGCATCATACTCCTTGTGTGTACCAATGAACCGGATGTAAGCCCGTTTGTATTTGTATCGAAACAACACGACCAACCTATATTTGTTATGGCAGATGTTGAACACAATACGATTGTTCTTCACCGTATCAGCCGTTGGATAATCCTTGATAATCTCGTTGGAATTTTGATAAACCGCCTTTTTTATTTCGCTATGCCATGCCCGTAGCGGCCCTTCGGCATCTGGGTATTGCTCCCAGAACGCCTTAAGCGTACTAACAGTGCCATTCGTTACCCTACGCCAGTTTCTTGTACTTAATACGGGTAGGAGTAGCTTCAGTACCTAATCGCTTGCGTCGATTTTCTTCGTATTCCGAGAAGTTGCCTTCAAACCAGTACACCTGCGAGTCGCCTTCAAACGCCAGAATGTGCGTGGCAATCCGGTCCAGGAACCAACGGTCGTGGCTGATGACGACGGCACAACCGGCGAAGTTTTCCAGGCCTTCTTCCAGCGCCCGAAGCGTATTCACATCCAAATCGTTGGTGGGCTCATCCAGCAGCAACAGATTGGCCCCTTCTTTCAGTATCATGGCCAGATGAACGCGGTTACGTTCACCACCCGACAACATGCCTATTTTCTTTTCCTGATCCGATCCGGCAAAGTTGAACCGGCTCACGTACGCGCGGGCGTTCGATTGCTTTCCGCCCATCATAATCCACTCACTCCCACCCGAAATTGTCTCAAAAACGGTTTTGTTTGGATCAAGACCGTCGTGCTCCTGATCGACGTAAGCCACTTTTACCGTATCGCCTACATCGAACGTACCCGCATCGGGCTTTTCCCGGCCGGTAATTAGTTTGAAGAGCGTAGTTTTACCCGCTCCGTTAGGACCAATGATTCCTACAATACCACCCTGTGGCAGTCGGAAACCCAGATGTTCAAACAAAAGCCGGTCGCCGAACGCTTTTGCCACGTCTTCCGCTTCGATCACTTTCGAACCCAGACGTGGTCCGGCCGGGATAAAGATTTCGAGCTTATCGTCGCGCTGTTTAGCGTCCTCGTTGAGGAGTTTTTCGTAGGCGCCCAGGCGGGCCTTCGATTTTGCCTGACGGGCTTTGGGGGCCATTTTAACCCATTCCAGCTCGCGCTGGAGCGTCTTCTGCCGCTTCGACTCCGTCTTTTCCTCCCTGGCTAAGCGATTTTGCTTCTGTTCCAGCCAGGATGAGTAGTTGCCTTTCCAGGGGATACCCTCGCCCCGGTCGAGTTCGAGAATCCAGCCCGCCACGTTATCCAGAAAGTAGCGATCGTGCGTCACGGCAATAACCGTTCCCGAATACAACCGCAGGTGTTCTTCGAGCCACAATACGGATTCCGCATCGAGGTGGTTGGTCGGTTCGTCGAGCAGCAGGACATCGGGTTGCTGAAGCAGCAGCCGACAAAGCGCCACCCGCCGTTTTTCACCACCCGACAAGTTGTCGATCAGCGCGTCGGGCGGGGGGCAGCGCAGGGCATCCATAGCCCGTTCCAGTTTCTGGTCGAGTTCCCAGCCGTTGAAATGGTCAATTTTTTCCTGCACTTCACCCTGGCGGGCAATCAGCTTATCGAAGTCGGCATCGGGGTCACCAAAGGCTTCGTTGATCTCATCGAATTCTTTCAACAGATTAACCACTTCCTGAACGCCCTCTTCAACAATTTCGCGAACCGTGCGGCCGGGCGTGAACTGCGGCTCCTGTTCCAGCATACCAACCGAGTAGCCGGGCGAGAAAACGACTTCGCCGGTATAATTTTTATCGATACCGGCAATGATGCGTAATAAAGTAGATTTACCAGAACCGTTAAGCCCTAAAACACCAATTTTAGCACCATAAAAGAAGGAAAGGTATATGTTCTTTAGGATTTGTCGGTTAGGCGGAATATTTTTACTCACGCCTGCCATAGAGAAAATTATGGTTTCCTGGCTCATTAATTTCTGATAGATTTGCGGTTAGCATTAATCCTCAAATTTAACCCACAGCGCAGCCTTAACCAAGCACAGTAATGGAAAACGCTTCACTGGTAGATGAATACGGTTACGTCAAAGACGGAAAGGTATTTTTGAAAGGCTACCTGAATTACGAAGACCGCCAGATTGGCGAAGTCAAACGCACCGAGCAGGAAGCGCTCGATTATTTCAAGAATCGCTTCATCATCGCGGAGAACAAAGTCAGCCAGCTAGAAAAAGATATTGAAGAGGCTCAGAACAAAGGCTCTTATCTAACAAAACTGGTTCAGCTTCGTAAGAAGCTCCTCGGTTTTGACGCACTGGGCGATTTCCCTCCCCTGCTTGAGCGCCTGGACGAGCAGGAAAAACTGCTGGCTGACCTGATTACGGTCAATCAGCTGAAAAACCTTGAAATAAAACGAGCCCTGATCGCCGAAGCTGAAGCTCTGGCCGATAGTACCGACTGGCGTAACACAGCCGATGCCCTTCAGGAAATCAAGGTGAAATGGATCAAAACGGGTCCTGTCGACAAAGCGACGGAGGCCGAAGTGGAAGGCCGGTTTCAGGAACTTCTGGATGGCTTCTTTACCCGCCGACGTGAGTTCTTCAACGAACAGAACAAGGTTATTCAGGAGCGGCTTGAAAAATACGATGAACTGATTCGACTTGCCTTCCGGGCCAACCGCCTGGGCGATCTGGATGCAGCTTTTCAGGAAGTACGCAAATTAAACAATGCCTGGAAACAGGTGGGTGAGGTGCCCATCAAAAAGAGCGGCAAGCTCTACAAGCAGTTTAAGAAGGCGACGACCATGTTCTACGCCAAATACAACGACGCGAAGGGCATTGTAATCGTACCGAAGATCGATCCTCGCATCGAGCAGCAGATGAAAATGGCCGACGAAGCCGAAAAGCTCTCGAAACAGTCTGATATTTTTGCCGCTGCCGAACGGGCCAAAGTGCTACTCAATAGCTGGAAGGAAATTCGGGTGCCATTTAAGCTTCAGGATAAAGTCGTTAATGAACGCTTCCGGGCAGCCTGCGACAAGATTTTCGAACTTAGTTATCTGGGACGGGTATTGACGCGTAAATACCCGGCGTTTGAACTCAAAAGCCAGTCGGAACAGATTCGGACGAAGATTCGGGAGATGGAGTACCTGGTCAAGCGGGAGAAGAACGACCTTCAGTTTGCTTTACAGGACGCCGACGGTCTCGACCCGAACAAGGACGAAGACAAGCAAATCCTGAACAAGATCAACACCCAGAAGCGCAAAATCGCCATGAAAGAGACTATTCTTCGTGAGTTTCAGAAGCAACTGGAAACAGCAGGCTATTAGTTTTTTTTGTTTGTCATGCTAATGGCAGGAAATATCTTAAATCAACTCATTTATTAGGACAAATTAAGATGCTTCCTGCCGTCAGCATGACAAAAACATGAAACGTGCCCCGATTAAAACCGGGGCACGTTTCGTTTATGGGGTTTGTTCTATTGACATGGAAACGAACCTGATTAATTCTGCTTTTATCGTTGACGAAGCTGCCTTCCGGGCTGCTATCGTTCCTGGTAAGTTTGTTCGGCTTGAGTACCTGACCGACCTGAACGAGTTTATCAAAGCTGATGTGACGATCAAACAGCTTCTGACCGAAAATGGTGCTGAATCACTAGAGTTAGCGACTGGCGATGTTGTGCCGCTGGACCGTGTAGTAAGTGTTTCGGGTAATTTGTCGCCCCGCTACCCCGGCTATGGTAATTACTCCTGCGATTGTTAATTTGGCAGTGATTTACTTATTCAATCGCCTGCCTTTATGAAAGTTCGTCCGTCTGCTCTTATCTGGCGTCAAGTTGATGGCCAGACTCAGGTCTTGTTCATGCGTTATTCTTACGGCGGACAGGATGTTTACGCCCTCCCCGGCGGTAACCCCGACCGGGGCGAAATTCTGACGGAGACGGTTATCCGGGAAATTCGGGAAGAGCTGGGTGTTTCGGTCGATATAGGCGAAATGATTCTGGCGGGCGAAATGCTTCTGACAGAGCGTAACGACGATGTATTACACGTGGTCTTTGCCGCCCGTAACCTCCAAGGCGAACCCGCCCTGAACCCCGACGAAACTACCGCACTTGACCTGGTCTGGTTACCCGTAGCGGAGCTAGACAAGTTTAATCTTTATCCGAATATTGGGGCCCGGCTCCAGCCCTGGTTCAGCAGCGCCACTTACCTGGGCTATGTCGGCCGGATTGAGCAAAAGTATTTCGAATGAGGCAGTAACTCGAAGTCTGTTCAATATCAGTCTAGCACCCTACCAAACCACATGCTCATCCGAACCTTAAAAACACTCTTCCACCGTGACCTGACCCGTCTACGGAACGAAATAGCCGCGTATAAACGTGAAGAAACACTTTGGCATATTGAACACGGCATTGCCAACTCAGCGGGGAACCTCTGCCTTCACCTGATTGGTAATCTGAACACTTACCTAGGAGCCGAACTTGGTAAAACGGGATACGTTCGGCATCGGGAGCTGGAATTTTCGCTGAAGGATATTCCTAAAGCTGAACTTCTGGAGAAGATAGACGAAACCATTCTGGTTGTCGACAGCGCACTGGATACGGTCACGGATAGCCAGTTGGACGAAGAATATCCCTTACTGGTCTTTGACGAAAAAACATCCACGGGTTATTTTCTGATCCATTTAGCTACACACCTGGGTTATCATCTCGGGCAGACAAACTACCACCGGCGATTGCTGGATGTTTCGGAATAAACAAACGCCATTTCTTAAAGAAATGGCGTTTGTTTATTCCGAAACATCGAAACGAGCATTTTAAAATTCAAATCCTGCCCTATTTCGCTTTTTTCTTGTGGCTTTTTTCAAAGCAGGCTAGTGCACAGGCGGAGCCTTTCATGCTACTGTGAACATTGCCTATCTTTTTACCTTTGGCGTCATACACGTCACAGGTACTGCCGTTCTCTTTTAGCTTAAACTCAATTTCGCCCTGCGCATCATAGTAATTCTTTCCATCCTTACCCATACGCCCCAGCTTTTTATTGGTCTTGGCATCAACAAGATTACCCTGCGTATCAACGAAGGCAATTTTCTTTCCTTTATTGTCCAGAATGATTTGGTCTTTGGTAATGCTACCAATAGTTGCCCCGTGTTCGTCTTTTATTTCCCCACCAGGCGTAATTTGCTTGTAGTTTTGTGCTGAGGCCGAAAGCGAAAGTGTTGTAAATCCCAGCAATAGTAGTGTAAGGAGTAATAACGGTTTCATGGCGATAGGATTTGTTTAAATGTGATATCGAGTTTACCATCCCGAAGAAGCGGCATACGCTTCCCTGCGAGTGCTGGCCTATACAAATATCCATTATTGGTCTGCCCAAAAACCTGATTTCCGCTACTCAGAAGGCTGACTTTACTTTACCCATCAACTGATTTTTACTGGCCAGATACTTAATTCGTCCTGCCTGAGGATCTGCCCAGCAAACTTCCGGCGACCATAGCGACTGTACTCGCCAGCAGGCCCCAGAGCATGGGCGAATAGGCCGTATCGAGCCATAGACAGACGAGCCAGACGCCGAAGCCAACGAGCATGGAATACAGGCAACCCGTTAAATTGGCCCGCTTCCAGTAGATACCTGCCGCCAACGGCACAAACAAAGATACCAAACTAAACGCCGACGACTCGCCCACCAGATCGAAGATATTCGTATCGCGGGTGGTACTCATGCCTACGCAGATAACGGTGATGACAACGACTACCCATCGGATGGTCTGTAATAACGCTTTATCGCTGATGTCCGGGCGAAAAAATTTCATCACATTCTCCCCAAAAACCGTTGCTGGCGCCAGAATAGCTCCACTCGATACACTTAAAATGGCCGATGTGACAGCGCCAAAGAACAACACCTGAAGCGGCAGGCTTCCATGACGCATGACCATGTTGGGGATAATGAGCTGGTTATCTTTCGGCAGATCGGGGTGGAGCAGTTTGGCACTTAAGGCAATAAATAGCGGCAGCATAGCAATGGTGAGATACATGCCCGACGCCAGGAACGATGCTCGAACGGCCGTTTTTTCCGTTTTGGCAGCCATCACGCGCTGGAAAACGTCCTGCTGCGGAATGGAACCCAGCCCGATGGTTATCCAGGCCGCTACGTAGGTTAGCCAGTCTTTTGTGGTTGCCTGAGGCAAAAAACGGAAAAATCCTGCCGGTGTTCGTTTCTCAATCGTTTCCCATCCGCCAACTTCATTCCAGAGCATAACACCCAGCACCGCCAATGCCAGAATGATGATAAGGTTATGGAAAAAATCGGTAACCGAAATCGACCACATACCACCCAGCAGCGTGTAAGCCATGACAATGGCTGCGCTACCAATGATACAGTACTCACGCGGAATATCGGTCACCACACTCAATACGATGCCAATAGCAACCAACTGCGCCGAAATCCAGCTAAAATAAGAGGGAATAACCATAATGGCCGATAACAACTCCGCCGACCGCCCGAATCGAATGCGGAAATAGTCACAGAAAGTGGTTATGTTAAGCCGGTAGAGCGGCCGGGCAAAGAACGCACCAACCAGAAACAGGCATAGGGCCGATCCGAACGGCTCTTCAATAACCGCCAGAAATCCCCCCTCCACAAACATGGCTGGTGCCCCCATAATAGTCTCCGAACCGAACCAGGTAGCAAAGGTTACGGAAGCGGCCAGTAAAAACGGTAATCGCCGTCCGGCCAGAACAAAATCCTGCGAGGTGGTTACCCGACGAGCGGCCCACGCACCGACCGCCACGTTGGAAAGTAAATATAAGGCTATAAAAAGGAGGAGCATCGACAGATAGTTAAACAGGAAGGCACAACATGTACAAATAGATTCTGTACACGTTGTGCCTTCAAATTACAATTTGGTCGCCTATTTAAGGCAGTTTTTCATGCAGGTAGGCAAGTACAAGTTGTAAAGTTTGTTTGATTGTCCCCACGTCTTGTTTTAACTCGCTTACATCCTGTTTGAGAATGGCCACGTCCTGCTTAAGAATGATCACATCCTGCTTAAGGACGCTTACATCCTGCTTAAGGACGCTTACATCTGCTTCCAGGTTGTCAAGTCGGGCATTGACTTGCTTGAATCCTTCGGTCATATCACGGCGAATGGCGCGGACATCAACCGTCAGGTCAGCGACGGCCCTGGAAGTTATTTCATTTTGTTTTTCAACCTGCTCAATGCGTTCTTCCAGGTACATATTGTGTTATTTACGATGGCTACTTTTCTTTATACAAGAATAATGAAAAATAGTTACAACCGCAACGTAGCAGGTAGGTACTTAGCAATCAGATCCTCATAATAAGGCTTCAATTCGCTTACGACTGGCGGCTTTGGGCTTTTTGAATACAGATCGTATGGATTAAATTTACGCACCCATTTGAACATCTCATGGTCGTGCTCGTCCATCAGGTGATTGTAGGACTCCTCGCGGTGCTGCGAATAGAACGAGTGGTACCGCATCATATACAGCGCCGGTTCGGGCATGTAGTCTTTCATGATCTGGTACAGGTACTCATCGTGCCCCCACGACATATGCACGTTGCGAAGGCCGCAGTTAGGCTCATATATGCCGTATTTCGTATTATACCGCTCATCCCGCGAATCAGGGTTGTTAGCAAAGTATTCTGGGTAAACGATCTTATCGGAGTGCTGGCAACCCACCGGGAAGGTATCCCCTACCACGGCCCACTGGGGTTCGCCGAACAGGCAAAGCACTTTGCCCATGTCGTGTACAAAGCCCGTCAGTACGAACCAATCGGGGTGGCCGTCGGCGCGGATAGCTTCGGCAGTTTGCAGCAGGTGCTGGAGCTGGTCAAGATCTGTATCGGGGTCGGAGTCGTCTACGAGGGTGTTCAGGAACTCCATAGCGCCCCAAACCGGCAATTCTTTTTTGTCGAACTTCAGAAACTCACGCTCCTTTTCCCGCACAAAATCGTAGGTCTGGTACGTGTGGTTCAGCCGATAAAATTCCCGGACGGTATCACGCTCTGGTGAGTCATAATTCCGGTAATCTTCTTTCGATTTGTGTTCAGGCTCGGGGTAGCGGCTGATTACGTCATCTTCCCACTGATCGAGGCTGGCAAGGGGGGCGTTTTCGCTGATCATGTTCAAAATAGTTAAGAGGGCAAATTTAAAAGTTTATTGCTGTCAACCAGCAAGATAGACCAAAAGTTATGTCGAAATTTATTACTGTGTCAGATCGTCTAAAGTCAGTATATCGGCCAGCT is a window of Spirosoma linguale DSM 74 DNA encoding:
- a CDS encoding putative membrane protein (TIGRFAM: putative membrane protein), whose amino-acid sequence is MFNRFILTILTLTLSRLAFAQDPQFTQFYAAPLYLNPAFAGSALAPRITANYRNQWPAITNYVTTMVGVDHFIEKYNSGVGLLIQSDNQGQGRIQSTDIGLQYAYQFQVSESAFVRLGLQGSYVNRSINYFGLTTGDQFTDRGFITGSISGDPTLQGGLPTKKYMDFSTGGLFYSDWFWIGAAAHHINRPEQGFFAGDQERLPMKTSIQAGLRIPLGGFTGLADEEDREISFSPVLMYKHQGKYDQLDIGAYLTYSPLTFGAYYRGIPFKKYNQTLNNHDAVAALIGWRMEKFSIGYSYDITISTLGNSGGSHELSLSYVFDKPEARRGGVKRRSKKLPCPKF
- a CDS encoding putative transcription regulator with HTH domain protein (KEGG: dal:Dalk_4292 putative transcription regulator with HTH domain), with amino-acid sequence MDIKPIRTETDYRAALQLIDTLVDCEDGSEQADQLDILSILVENYENDHYPIAPPDPIDAIRFRMEQTGMSEQEIGIYMGGEVAARAILNREEPLTLSMIKVLYRQLHIPAESLLAS
- a CDS encoding ABC transporter related protein (PFAM: ABC transporter related~SMART: AAA ATPase~KEGG: gsu:GSU1644 putative ABC transporter ATP- binding protein), with amino-acid sequence MSQETIIFSMAGVSKNIPPNRQILKNIYLSFFYGAKIGVLGLNGSGKSTLLRIIAGIDKNYTGEVVFSPGYSVGMLEQEPQFTPGRTVREIVEEGVQEVVNLLKEFDEINEAFGDPDADFDKLIARQGEVQEKIDHFNGWELDQKLERAMDALRCPPPDALIDNLSGGEKRRVALCRLLLQQPDVLLLDEPTNHLDAESVLWLEEHLRLYSGTVIAVTHDRYFLDNVAGWILELDRGEGIPWKGNYSSWLEQKQNRLAREEKTESKRQKTLQRELEWVKMAPKARQAKSKARLGAYEKLLNEDAKQRDDKLEIFIPAGPRLGSKVIEAEDVAKAFGDRLLFEHLGFRLPQGGIVGIIGPNGAGKTTLFKLITGREKPDAGTFDVGDTVKVAYVDQEHDGLDPNKTVFETISGGSEWIMMGGKQSNARAYVSRFNFAGSDQEKKIGMLSGGERNRVHLAMILKEGANLLLLDEPTNDLDVNTLRALEEGLENFAGCAVVISHDRWFLDRIATHILAFEGDSQVYWFEGNFSEYEENRRKRLGTEATPTRIKYKKLA
- a CDS encoding protein of unknown function DUF349 (PFAM: protein of unknown function DUF349~KEGG: hypothetical protein), encoding MENASLVDEYGYVKDGKVFLKGYLNYEDRQIGEVKRTEQEALDYFKNRFIIAENKVSQLEKDIEEAQNKGSYLTKLVQLRKKLLGFDALGDFPPLLERLDEQEKLLADLITVNQLKNLEIKRALIAEAEALADSTDWRNTADALQEIKVKWIKTGPVDKATEAEVEGRFQELLDGFFTRRREFFNEQNKVIQERLEKYDELIRLAFRANRLGDLDAAFQEVRKLNNAWKQVGEVPIKKSGKLYKQFKKATTMFYAKYNDAKGIVIVPKIDPRIEQQMKMADEAEKLSKQSDIFAAAERAKVLLNSWKEIRVPFKLQDKVVNERFRAACDKIFELSYLGRVLTRKYPAFELKSQSEQIRTKIREMEYLVKREKNDLQFALQDADGLDPNKDEDKQILNKINTQKRKIAMKETILREFQKQLETAGY
- a CDS encoding NUDIX hydrolase (PFAM: NUDIX hydrolase~KEGG: sat:SYN_02072 MutT/NUDIX family protein); the encoded protein is MKVRPSALIWRQVDGQTQVLFMRYSYGGQDVYALPGGNPDRGEILTETVIREIREELGVSVDIGEMILAGEMLLTERNDDVLHVVFAARNLQGEPALNPDETTALDLVWLPVAELDKFNLYPNIGARLQPWFSSATYLGYVGRIEQKYFE
- a CDS encoding Na+/solute symporter (PFAM: Na+/solute symporter~KEGG: rso:RSc0463 sodium/solute symporter transmembrane protein) — translated: MLLLFIALYLLSNVAVGAWAARRVTTSQDFVLAGRRLPFLLAASVTFATWFGSETIMGAPAMFVEGGFLAVIEEPFGSALCLFLVGAFFARPLYRLNITTFCDYFRIRFGRSAELLSAIMVIPSYFSWISAQLVAIGIVLSVVTDIPREYCIIGSAAIVMAYTLLGGMWSISVTDFFHNLIIILALAVLGVMLWNEVGGWETIEKRTPAGFFRFLPQATTKDWLTYVAAWITIGLGSIPQQDVFQRVMAAKTEKTAVRASFLASGMYLTIAMLPLFIALSAKLLHPDLPKDNQLIIPNMVMRHGSLPLQVLFFGAVTSAILSVSSGAILAPATVFGENVMKFFRPDISDKALLQTIRWVVVVITVICVGMSTTRDTNIFDLVGESSAFSLVSLFVPLAAGIYWKRANLTGCLYSMLVGFGVWLVCLWLDTAYSPMLWGLLASTVAMVAGSLLGRSSGRTN
- a CDS encoding hypothetical protein (PFAM: M penetrans paralogue 2 domain protein~KEGG: scl:sce7189 putative exported alanine/arginine/valine-rich protein); amino-acid sequence: MYLEERIEQVEKQNEITSRAVADLTVDVRAIRRDMTEGFKQVNARLDNLEADVSVLKQDVSVLKQDVIILKQDVAILKQDVSELKQDVGTIKQTLQLVLAYLHEKLP
- a CDS encoding Inositol oxygenase (PFAM: Protein of unknown function DUF706~KEGG: hypothetical protein); translation: MISENAPLASLDQWEDDVISRYPEPEHKSKEDYRNYDSPERDTVREFYRLNHTYQTYDFVREKEREFLKFDKKELPVWGAMEFLNTLVDDSDPDTDLDQLQHLLQTAEAIRADGHPDWFVLTGFVHDMGKVLCLFGEPQWAVVGDTFPVGCQHSDKIVYPEYFANNPDSRDERYNTKYGIYEPNCGLRNVHMSWGHDEYLYQIMKDYMPEPALYMMRYHSFYSQHREESYNHLMDEHDHEMFKWVRKFNPYDLYSKSPKPPVVSELKPYYEDLIAKYLPATLRL